A stretch of Cicer arietinum cultivar CDC Frontier isolate Library 1 chromosome 5, Cicar.CDCFrontier_v2.0, whole genome shotgun sequence DNA encodes these proteins:
- the LOC101512942 gene encoding DNA-directed RNA polymerases IV and V subunit 5B-like isoform X2 codes for MDEFLATKKVQVVFTGTEYIRKKTMTDIYSQIVDKERLSRLILIVQSNMTAFARKELEKCPYKVEIIKLNDLVVNVTKHVLQPKFEVLTADEKQELLKKYKIGEKQLPHMLRTDAIASYFGLERGQVLKISHSGEMFNSLVTYRYVV; via the exons ATGGATGAGTTTCTTGCCACTAAGAAg GTACAAGTTGTATTTACAGGAACTGAATATATAAGGAAAAAAACGATGACTGATATATATAGCCAGATTGTGGACAAAGAAAGATTGAGTAGGCTGATACTTATTGTGCAAAGCAATATGACTGCATTTGCTCGTAAAGAATTGGAAAAGTGTCCATATAAAGTTGAGATTATAAAA TTGAATGACTTGGTGGTCAATGTAACAAAGCATGTGCTGCAGCCAAAGTTTGAGGTACTCACTGCTGATGAGAAACAAGAACTGCTGAAGAAGTATAAGATTGGAGAGAAACAG CTACCTCACATGCTAAGAACTGATGCCATAGCAAGCTACTTTGGGTTGGAAAGAGGACAAGTCCTGAAGATCTCTCACAGTGGTGAGATGTTTAATTCTCTCGTAACTTACCGTTATGTGGTGTAA
- the LOC101512942 gene encoding DNA-directed RNA polymerase V subunit 5C-like isoform X1: MATNENECIVKNLYMNEGSVESIRYFECRKTLMEMLRDRWYNVCQSEITLSLNEYRQRFGAVPKPETLGVCVSLTSNPSNKVQVVFTGTEYIRKKTMTDIYSQIVDKERLSRLILIVQSNMTAFARKELEKCPYKVEIIKLNDLVVNVTKHVLQPKFEVLTADEKQELLKKYKIGEKQLPHMLRTDAIASYFGLERGQVLKISHSGEMFNSLVTYRYVV, encoded by the exons atgGCGACGAACGAAAACGAATGCATTGTGAAGAATTTGTACATGAATGAAGGAAGTGTTGAGAGTATTCGTTACTTTGAATGTCGAAAGACGTTGATGGAAATGCTTCGTGATAGATGGTATAATGTTTGTCAATCTGAGATTACTCTTTCTCTTAACGAGTATCGTCAACGGTTTGGTGCAGttcctaaacctgaaacccttgGTGTTTGTGTTTCTCTGACCTCTAACCCCTCCAATAAg GTACAAGTTGTATTTACAGGAACTGAATATATAAGGAAAAAAACGATGACTGATATATATAGCCAGATTGTGGACAAAGAAAGATTGAGTAGGCTGATACTTATTGTGCAAAGCAATATGACTGCATTTGCTCGTAAAGAATTGGAAAAGTGTCCATATAAAGTTGAGATTATAAAA TTGAATGACTTGGTGGTCAATGTAACAAAGCATGTGCTGCAGCCAAAGTTTGAGGTACTCACTGCTGATGAGAAACAAGAACTGCTGAAGAAGTATAAGATTGGAGAGAAACAG CTACCTCACATGCTAAGAACTGATGCCATAGCAAGCTACTTTGGGTTGGAAAGAGGACAAGTCCTGAAGATCTCTCACAGTGGTGAGATGTTTAATTCTCTCGTAACTTACCGTTATGTGGTGTAA